One part of the Mesorhizobium sp. M4B.F.Ca.ET.058.02.1.1 genome encodes these proteins:
- a CDS encoding GNAT family N-acetyltransferase: MSYDIAIENFNEAWPELEPLCRRHYGEMQARMAAEGMTIGDFKPRLNVYGTASHLLCFVVRIEGEAVGYAFIWLTQDMHNSEPIAMEDTIYMRPDHRNGIGRRFTKQILAELKARGCVRAHVTIATDLRVAKMCERVGFKRSAIAMTYFLQEA, from the coding sequence ATGAGCTACGACATCGCCATTGAGAACTTCAACGAGGCATGGCCGGAGCTCGAACCGCTTTGCCGCCGGCACTACGGCGAGATGCAGGCGCGCATGGCGGCCGAGGGCATGACGATCGGCGACTTCAAGCCGCGCCTCAACGTCTACGGCACCGCCAGTCACCTGCTTTGCTTCGTGGTCAGGATCGAGGGCGAGGCCGTCGGCTATGCCTTCATCTGGCTCACGCAGGACATGCACAACAGCGAACCCATCGCCATGGAGGACACGATCTATATGAGGCCGGATCACCGGAACGGCATCGGACGCCGTTTCACCAAACAGATCCTGGCCGAACTCAAAGCGCGCGGCTGCGTCAGGGCGCACGTGACCATCGCCACCGATCTGCGTGTTGCCAAGATGTGCGAGCGCGTGGGCTTCAAGCGGTCGGCAATCGCAATGACGTATTTCCTCCAGGAGGCCTGA
- a CDS encoding phage tail tip lysozyme, which produces MGFIFGPGQQYQTPEELAKARAVAEALLNQQPIAHNVGEGLAVVGQAIRGRRDLNRIIKAQGDMRAGGDSVFSALFGGGAPAATSTTAPSGGGNNVVASALGGGSMGSAPDLSGNDVYNGFMDTVKSKVTNPYGLAAVAATANAESRFSPKNAFGSWADPSESGQAGTAGGILSWRGPRFAAMRTFAGSNGGDANAPSPQLQAQYFLQEDPGLVDALNAAKSPEEAQRLMNNAWKFAGYNRPGGEAARRISMANSFASRFADAAPVQVASLEPGAGVSAALNKRPLPQESPATVAQTVQSPRAAEPPPVATKPAAATQTVVQANPASGGPSVQQLLQASQDPRLSEQQRGVVNLMLKRKLDEANPANQLELEKNRLEVEKLRNPQIEPGEKARLDFDREKFAAEQNKPIEVGGVLVDPKTHEPVYSGQQTDWEKLDERTLYNKRTGETRAVSIGGANAGQFRFTGNSVEAQALNGLMDGGGLTVEQAQQLAAGKTISGPNGELLFLTPQGVFGQASAGGPAMPVTPKAAPAPAPAPEAPAAPGSQAPTSPRAANPPPSENAGILPLTGAKQKPLNEQQQRDNKLYSVVAPELQIVEKNFSALSNPSDQALSAIPRGSDFGAEYLKSPEYQRASNSLRTIIASYLYSVSGATAAPAEVENQAAILTPKPGEAKASLDDKLARIRQMVDAIKSGGGSTAPAGNAGTGSGTTSNGLKWSIEP; this is translated from the coding sequence ATGGGTTTCATCTTCGGCCCCGGCCAGCAGTACCAGACGCCCGAGGAACTGGCGAAGGCTCGCGCCGTTGCCGAGGCCCTGCTCAACCAGCAGCCGATCGCGCACAATGTCGGCGAAGGCCTTGCCGTGGTCGGACAGGCGATCAGGGGCAGGCGTGATCTGAACCGCATCATCAAGGCCCAAGGCGACATGCGGGCGGGCGGCGATAGCGTCTTCTCAGCGCTTTTCGGTGGTGGTGCCCCGGCCGCAACGTCGACTACGGCGCCGAGCGGCGGCGGAAACAATGTGGTTGCCTCGGCTCTTGGCGGCGGCTCGATGGGTAGCGCTCCGGACCTTTCCGGCAATGACGTCTACAACGGCTTCATGGACACGGTGAAAAGCAAGGTCACCAATCCTTACGGTCTCGCTGCCGTCGCCGCGACCGCCAACGCCGAAAGCCGCTTCAGTCCGAAGAACGCTTTCGGCTCCTGGGCGGACCCGAGCGAAAGCGGCCAGGCCGGCACCGCTGGCGGCATCCTGTCGTGGCGCGGCCCGCGCTTTGCGGCGATGCGGACCTTTGCCGGCAGCAACGGCGGCGATGCAAACGCTCCGTCGCCGCAGCTTCAGGCGCAATATTTCCTGCAGGAAGACCCCGGTCTGGTCGACGCGCTGAACGCGGCCAAGTCGCCGGAAGAGGCGCAGCGCCTGATGAACAACGCCTGGAAATTCGCCGGCTACAACCGCCCCGGCGGCGAGGCCGCGCGCCGTATTTCCATGGCCAATTCCTTCGCATCGCGGTTCGCCGACGCCGCCCCGGTACAGGTGGCGAGCCTTGAACCGGGCGCGGGCGTGTCGGCGGCGCTGAACAAGCGACCATTGCCGCAGGAGAGCCCGGCGACGGTCGCGCAGACCGTGCAGTCGCCGCGAGCGGCAGAGCCGCCTCCGGTGGCTACGAAGCCCGCAGCGGCGACGCAGACGGTCGTGCAGGCCAATCCAGCCTCCGGCGGCCCGAGCGTCCAACAGCTTCTGCAGGCCTCGCAGGATCCTCGCCTATCCGAGCAACAGCGCGGCGTCGTCAACCTGATGCTGAAGCGGAAGCTCGACGAGGCCAACCCGGCCAATCAGCTCGAACTGGAAAAGAACCGGCTGGAAGTGGAGAAGCTGCGCAACCCGCAGATCGAACCGGGCGAAAAGGCGCGCCTCGACTTCGATCGGGAGAAGTTCGCCGCCGAGCAGAACAAGCCGATCGAGGTGGGTGGCGTCCTGGTCGATCCCAAGACGCACGAGCCCGTTTACAGCGGCCAGCAGACCGATTGGGAAAAGCTCGACGAGCGCACGCTGTACAACAAGCGCACCGGCGAGACGCGGGCTGTCAGCATCGGCGGGGCGAACGCCGGACAATTCCGGTTCACGGGCAACTCCGTCGAGGCTCAGGCGCTCAACGGCCTGATGGACGGTGGCGGCCTCACGGTCGAGCAGGCGCAGCAGCTCGCCGCCGGCAAGACGATCAGCGGCCCGAATGGCGAATTGCTATTCCTGACGCCGCAGGGCGTGTTCGGCCAAGCTTCCGCAGGTGGCCCGGCCATGCCTGTGACGCCCAAGGCGGCACCGGCTCCCGCACCGGCACCGGAAGCTCCGGCCGCGCCAGGGAGCCAGGCGCCGACGAGCCCGCGCGCGGCCAATCCGCCACCGAGCGAGAACGCCGGTATCCTGCCGCTCACCGGCGCAAAGCAGAAGCCGCTGAACGAGCAGCAGCAGCGCGACAACAAGCTGTATTCGGTCGTCGCACCCGAGCTTCAGATCGTCGAAAAGAACTTCTCGGCCCTGTCCAATCCGTCGGATCAGGCCCTGTCGGCAATTCCGCGCGGCTCCGACTTTGGCGCCGAGTACCTGAAATCGCCTGAGTATCAGCGCGCATCGAACTCGCTACGCACCATCATCGCGTCCTACCTCTACAGCGTGTCCGGTGCCACGGCAGCGCCGGCCGAGGTCGAGAACCAGGCTGCCATCCTGACGCCCAAGCCAGGCGAGGCGAAAGCATCCCTCGACGACAAGCTGGCGCGCATCCGGCAGATGGTCGACGCGATCAAGAGCGGAGGCGGTTCCACCGCGCCGGCCGGCAACGCAGGCACCGGTAGCGGCACGACCAGCAACGGCTTGAAGTGGAGCATTGAACCCTGA